One region of Candidatus Saccharibacteria bacterium genomic DNA includes:
- a CDS encoding class I SAM-dependent methyltransferase, with the protein MFNGLLPPKSTIAELGSANGRDARYWAQFGGHTVHCLDFSQVALDQLVMHAVRQGVADLIKPWHFDANSGRLPKEVDSFDGFYARSALHVDDATLMALLADVDSRLRPQGVVFIEGKSTHDTKIARSINLGNGLAVDPEENGHLRRIWSPETLQQICRIFGWISLNQDTIKEKWAGTDATFLRLVATK; encoded by the coding sequence ATGTTCAACGGCTTACTGCCACCTAAATCAACTATTGCAGAGCTTGGATCTGCAAATGGACGAGATGCTAGATATTGGGCTCAATTTGGGGGCCATACTGTGCATTGTTTGGATTTCTCTCAGGTCGCACTTGACCAGTTAGTAATGCATGCAGTGCGGCAAGGAGTAGCAGATCTAATCAAGCCATGGCACTTCGATGCCAATTCCGGCAGGCTTCCCAAGGAGGTGGACAGTTTCGATGGTTTCTATGCGAGATCAGCTTTGCACGTTGATGACGCGACGTTAATGGCCCTTTTGGCTGATGTTGATAGTCGTTTACGTCCGCAAGGTGTTGTATTTATCGAAGGCAAAAGCACTCATGATACCAAAATTGCACGTAGTATAAACTTGGGTAACGGATTAGCCGTGGACCCAGAGGAAAATGGGCATCTACGTCGAATATGGTCTCCAGAAACACTTCAACAAATCTGTCGTATTTTTGGTTGGATTTCATTAAATCAAGATACAATTAAAGAAAAATGGGCAGGTACTGATGCAACGTTCCTCCGTTTAGTAGCAACCAAATAA
- a CDS encoding response regulator has translation MPRTHKVLLVEDDSALNDAFGIILLKSGYDVRAVFNGQEALDVMSDFTPDVILLDLLMPIMDGKEFLRRLGKNSPIPIIVFSNLDSKSDVEEVLGLGASRFMLKAWATPNELVNVIQNTLQ, from the coding sequence ATGCCTCGAACCCACAAAGTACTCCTTGTCGAAGATGATTCAGCGCTCAATGACGCTTTCGGCATAATCTTGTTAAAAAGTGGCTATGATGTTCGTGCAGTTTTCAACGGACAGGAAGCACTCGATGTCATGAGTGACTTCACGCCAGATGTTATCCTTCTTGATTTACTTATGCCCATTATGGACGGCAAAGAATTCCTACGCCGACTTGGTAAAAATAGTCCTATCCCAATTATCGTGTTTAGCAACCTAGATAGTAAATCGGACGTCGAGGAAGTTCTCGGACTCGGTGCCTCACGTTTTATGCTCAAAGCCTGGGCAACTCCAAATGAGCTTGTCAACGTCATACAAAACACTCTGCAATAG
- a CDS encoding YggT family protein has product MVQESQVEVTRESGIDEAGNDVQSQRVVRQEENAASNSGVARNVIWLVYGIVAGLHVIRFLLSLLGANGNNGFANLIYNITNPFVAPFRSLFSVDTTVGNGTGRFEIETLVALLVYGLIAWVLVRIVRIRKDTD; this is encoded by the coding sequence ATGGTTCAGGAATCACAAGTCGAAGTAACCCGCGAAAGCGGTATTGATGAGGCTGGCAATGATGTGCAGTCACAACGCGTCGTTCGTCAGGAAGAAAACGCGGCCAGTAATTCAGGAGTTGCCCGAAATGTCATTTGGCTTGTTTACGGCATTGTTGCAGGGCTGCATGTTATTCGCTTTTTACTTTCGCTCCTTGGAGCGAACGGCAACAATGGCTTTGCAAATCTGATTTACAACATAACAAACCCATTTGTTGCTCCATTTCGATCGCTGTTCAGTGTTGATACAACGGTTGGAAATGGTACCGGTCGGTTTGAGATCGAGACACTGGTCGCTCTCCTTGTCTACGGTTTAATTGCCTGGGTGCTGGTACGTATTGTTCGTATTCGTAAGGATACAGACTGA
- the purK gene encoding 5-(carboxyamino)imidazole ribonucleotide synthase, producing MGAVETIGIVGGGQLGRMLTLAAKPLGFEIVVVDPGKHCPAEQVGARQIVANLYDERALEQLATESNYITVEIEHLDADALAKLEQNGATINPSPSTIRLIQDKYAQKQFLQDNKVPLAPFAEITGESSARDALKQFGGCMIVKTRHGAYDGRGNMVVRSEADLDQALKNFAGKALYAEGLVDFESELAVMVARDMQGNVALYPIVQTIHKRNICTEVLVPAPVSAEIMKQAEAVARQVAGLLSGAGTFGIELFLTRDGEVLVNEIAPRVHNSGHYTTEACRTSQFEQHIRAIAGLPLGDTSLVVAAAVMINILGERDGETQVKGTPDVLAIPGASIHLYGKSPTKIDRKMGHITVTGSDIETARKNARKARSLLSI from the coding sequence ATGGGAGCAGTCGAGACTATTGGTATTGTCGGCGGCGGACAGTTAGGTCGCATGCTCACGCTTGCCGCCAAACCGCTTGGCTTTGAAATTGTTGTTGTTGACCCAGGCAAACATTGCCCAGCAGAGCAGGTAGGAGCGCGGCAAATCGTCGCCAACCTATATGACGAACGCGCGCTCGAACAACTGGCGACCGAGTCAAACTACATTACCGTGGAAATCGAGCATCTTGACGCCGACGCATTAGCAAAGTTGGAACAAAATGGGGCGACAATAAACCCGTCGCCCAGCACCATCCGGCTCATCCAGGACAAGTATGCTCAGAAGCAGTTTCTCCAAGATAATAAAGTTCCCCTAGCCCCATTCGCCGAAATAACAGGGGAAAGTTCCGCTCGGGATGCCCTCAAGCAGTTCGGCGGTTGCATGATAGTCAAAACCCGTCACGGCGCCTACGACGGCCGTGGCAACATGGTTGTTCGCTCTGAAGCTGATCTTGATCAGGCACTAAAGAATTTTGCGGGCAAGGCTCTTTACGCCGAAGGCCTCGTCGACTTTGAAAGCGAACTAGCCGTTATGGTTGCGCGAGACATGCAGGGCAATGTCGCACTCTACCCCATCGTCCAGACTATTCACAAGCGGAACATTTGCACCGAGGTACTTGTGCCAGCGCCAGTTTCGGCTGAAATAATGAAGCAAGCCGAAGCCGTTGCCCGCCAGGTCGCTGGGCTGCTTAGCGGTGCGGGAACATTTGGCATAGAGCTTTTCCTGACGCGAGATGGTGAAGTACTAGTAAACGAAATCGCACCACGAGTTCACAACAGCGGCCACTACACCACCGAAGCCTGCCGCACTTCACAGTTCGAGCAACACATCCGCGCCATTGCCGGTTTACCACTGGGGGACACAAGCCTCGTCGTAGCCGCAGCCGTCATGATAAACATCCTGGGAGAGCGAGACGGCGAAACCCAGGTAAAAGGCACCCCTGATGTTTTGGCCATCCCAGGTGCAAGCATCCACCTTTATGGCAAATCCCCGACCAAAATCGACCGCAAAATGGGTCACATCACCGTCACAGGTTCGGACATAGAAACTGCTCGTAAAAACGCCCGAAAAGCCCGGAGCTTACTGAGCATATGA
- a CDS encoding transposase: MSRSKCSRDLYCAFLEVTADRYSALSLSEVAPDGSTLSHDSISRWLADEKVQPKDLWQAAKSEVASKPGILVFDDVVIDKSRSGKTELVNWQYAGSKHDITKGIGVVNALWQTSKEDYMPMDYRIWNPSEDGKTKNNHFRDMLTAVKQRQLTPEMVVADSWYSSLDNLKATRSHGWDWVMGLRSNRLVNKPHVQIKTLEIPDEGLVVHLKGYGWIKLFRFVTKHGRTDYIGTSKLDLSRSQVKEYFERRWSVEVLHRELKQTCGFTRCLANTGRAQRNHIGLSMLTWIQRHKRRSQDRLNNIQNSMYQQKWEVIKPSIQLALAARMRG; this comes from the coding sequence ATGTCTCGATCAAAATGTTCTCGCGATCTGTATTGTGCTTTCTTGGAAGTAACAGCAGATAGATATTCAGCATTGTCACTGAGCGAAGTTGCTCCAGATGGATCGACGCTATCACATGACAGCATCTCTCGTTGGCTTGCAGACGAAAAGGTACAGCCCAAGGATCTGTGGCAGGCTGCTAAGTCTGAGGTAGCCTCTAAACCTGGTATCCTTGTCTTTGACGATGTAGTCATAGACAAAAGTCGTAGTGGTAAGACTGAATTAGTAAACTGGCAGTATGCCGGCTCGAAGCACGACATAACTAAAGGTATTGGTGTAGTTAATGCCTTATGGCAAACCAGTAAAGAAGACTACATGCCGATGGACTACCGTATATGGAATCCGTCGGAAGATGGCAAGACTAAAAACAACCATTTCAGGGATATGCTGACAGCTGTAAAACAGCGTCAACTTACGCCTGAAATGGTTGTTGCCGACAGTTGGTATTCCAGTTTAGATAACCTTAAAGCCACTCGCTCTCATGGCTGGGATTGGGTGATGGGGTTACGTAGTAACCGTTTGGTCAACAAACCACATGTACAGATTAAAACCCTCGAGATACCAGATGAAGGTCTGGTCGTACACCTCAAAGGATACGGATGGATCAAGCTATTCCGGTTCGTGACCAAACACGGTCGCACGGATTACATTGGTACTAGCAAGCTCGATCTATCCAGGAGCCAAGTCAAAGAGTACTTTGAAAGACGTTGGAGCGTCGAAGTGTTGCATCGTGAACTCAAACAAACCTGTGGTTTTACTCGCTGTCTGGCCAACACTGGCCGAGCACAGAGAAACCACATTGGGCTCTCTATGCTCACCTGGATACAAAGACACAAGAGAAGATCTCAGGACAGGCTAAACAATATACAAAACAGCATGTACCAACAAAAGTGGGAGGTCATAAAACCGAGCATCCAGCTAGCGCTGGCTGCTCGTATGCGTGGTTAA
- the purB gene encoding adenylosuccinate lyase produces MTLSPLDFSPTSGDNRFNSIDPLDGRYYDPEIARYLSERTRILTQAHVEAALAYGLAEFGLCSQEIAEQIDAASRKISVEAVSEEEKTTRHDVKAIVNTIKKELPETAQPYVHFGATSYDIVSTAMSLQLRRAIRELVLPRLQDLQKTLAQLAERYAETVQIGRTHGQHAVPITFGYFLATYVERLDDSIRHLDILAGELKGKFSGAVGTYNAISVFVDDPLKFEKTVLGFVGLEPAPAATQIVPAEGYIRLLDELAIAAGVMANLSHDMRNLQRSEIGEVREKFEEGQTGSSTMAHKRNPWNFENVIGMWKQVTAQVVNANLNISSEHQRDLTDSSSARFYTTSFALVASMAKRLQEVMSKIEVDEAAMKRNLYLTKGAIAAEPLYLLLEKYGHTTAHEVSKALAHKAMEQNVPLYEVASQAETIAPYWAKFTEKERELILSPEIHYTGLAMMRAHSLAVLNLTNIQHM; encoded by the coding sequence ATGACCTTATCACCACTAGATTTTTCACCTACCTCTGGAGACAATCGCTTTAACAGCATAGATCCGCTCGATGGTCGGTACTATGATCCCGAAATTGCCCGATATTTGTCTGAGCGCACACGTATTTTGACGCAGGCGCACGTGGAAGCTGCCCTTGCCTATGGGCTGGCTGAATTTGGGCTGTGCAGTCAGGAAATTGCCGAGCAGATAGATGCCGCGAGCCGAAAGATTAGCGTGGAGGCTGTCTCAGAAGAAGAAAAAACCACCCGTCATGACGTAAAAGCCATTGTCAACACTATTAAAAAAGAGCTGCCCGAAACGGCGCAGCCCTATGTACATTTTGGCGCGACATCATACGACATTGTTTCAACCGCCATGAGTTTGCAGCTGCGCCGGGCGATTCGTGAGCTGGTGTTGCCGCGCCTGCAAGACTTGCAAAAAACACTGGCGCAGCTCGCGGAACGTTACGCCGAAACCGTACAAATAGGTCGCACACACGGTCAACATGCCGTGCCAATTACATTTGGATATTTTCTGGCTACGTATGTAGAGCGGCTAGACGACAGTATACGGCATCTTGATATTTTGGCCGGCGAGCTGAAGGGTAAATTTTCTGGTGCGGTCGGTACATACAATGCTATTTCAGTGTTTGTCGATGACCCGCTAAAGTTCGAAAAAACCGTACTTGGGTTTGTCGGGCTTGAACCTGCTCCGGCTGCGACGCAAATTGTCCCAGCAGAGGGTTACATACGCCTTCTAGATGAGCTTGCAATTGCTGCCGGTGTGATGGCAAACCTATCGCACGATATGCGCAACCTACAGCGTAGTGAAATTGGTGAGGTGCGTGAAAAGTTTGAGGAAGGCCAGACGGGATCTTCGACCATGGCGCACAAGCGCAACCCATGGAACTTCGAAAACGTCATTGGCATGTGGAAACAAGTCACGGCGCAAGTTGTGAACGCGAACCTCAATATTAGCAGTGAGCACCAGCGCGACCTGACCGATTCATCGTCTGCTCGTTTCTACACGACTTCATTTGCGCTCGTTGCGTCCATGGCGAAACGGCTGCAAGAGGTGATGAGTAAGATTGAAGTTGACGAAGCGGCCATGAAGCGGAATCTTTATCTTACTAAGGGAGCAATTGCCGCCGAACCTCTGTACTTACTGCTCGAAAAGTACGGGCACACCACAGCGCACGAAGTATCCAAGGCTCTCGCCCACAAAGCAATGGAACAAAACGTACCCCTGTACGAAGTGGCATCCCAGGCGGAAACCATCGCCCCCTATTGGGCAAAATTCACCGAAAAAGAGCGCGAACTAATCCTCTCCCCAGAAATCCACTACACTGGCCTCGCAATGATGAGAGCACATAGTTTAGCAGTTCTAAATTTGACAAACATACAACATATGTAA
- a CDS encoding CHASE domain-containing protein — MKRFFLGRVKRADRQRLSTAALVIAIIVTALGTFTTYVYIHIVDTQYRRDYALAERQQLQNAEAYIQNKFIAYEQILLAGATAAYIKGDDAINRADWSTYYQTNGIKAKFPGILALGYARYITNDQKSTHFAQMQADGFTDFQIIPAGERNFYVPVTFIEPYNSNNQATVGYDMFSEQARRTAIAKATDSGSTTLTAPIDFFKQSPRTDQASKNGILYYPVYAGGRDPKAQDARRLSIRGFVYIAFYVSDMLQPYASESEAKGVSYTIDDVTDGKPQRLFSSEKSSAISGNMVSDTLRVNSRVWRLSMHVPQTIVSGQVHPLRLFFGGLGISILLGSFAFLLLKIRIDKLTKSHNSELQNTRDELLALASHQLRTPATGVKQYIGMLREGYFGNQTPEQLSIINKAYASNDRQLEIIDQLLYVAKADAGQLSLKPERFTLSATVLDVAEAMREQAKPKEISFQLRVPPNVTIIGDERFIRMIIENLVSNAIKYSYPNSTVQITLQEKLGTIRLRVSDSGTGIASEDLGRLFKKFSRIENPLSSKEAGSGLGLYLAQMLAVAHGGKITTKQRRPRGTEFILILPKHMISDETVIQLTEHNYTGNV; from the coding sequence ATGAAACGCTTCTTTTTAGGGCGAGTAAAACGAGCAGACCGACAACGTCTCAGCACTGCAGCCCTTGTCATCGCCATTATCGTTACCGCGCTCGGCACTTTTACGACATACGTTTACATCCATATCGTTGATACGCAGTATCGACGTGATTACGCCCTAGCAGAAAGGCAACAGCTCCAAAACGCTGAAGCCTACATACAAAACAAATTTATTGCCTACGAACAGATTCTTCTCGCTGGAGCTACCGCAGCCTACATAAAGGGAGATGATGCAATCAACCGGGCAGACTGGAGTACGTACTACCAAACCAATGGTATCAAGGCAAAATTCCCAGGTATATTGGCGCTCGGTTATGCGCGCTATATCACAAATGATCAAAAAAGTACCCACTTTGCACAAATGCAAGCAGACGGATTTACTGATTTTCAAATCATACCAGCAGGCGAACGAAACTTTTATGTACCGGTGACGTTCATAGAACCATATAACTCTAACAACCAGGCTACCGTTGGATATGACATGTTCTCAGAGCAGGCACGCAGAACAGCAATTGCCAAAGCCACGGATAGCGGTAGCACAACTCTCACCGCCCCAATAGACTTTTTTAAACAGTCACCACGAACGGACCAAGCTTCAAAAAATGGAATTTTGTATTATCCAGTCTATGCTGGCGGCCGAGATCCTAAGGCTCAAGACGCCCGTCGACTATCCATTAGAGGGTTCGTCTACATCGCGTTCTACGTTTCTGACATGCTACAACCATATGCATCAGAGTCGGAAGCAAAGGGAGTGAGCTACACCATAGATGACGTCACCGATGGCAAACCACAGCGCTTGTTCTCTTCCGAAAAAAGCAGTGCCATCTCTGGCAATATGGTTAGCGACACCTTGCGCGTGAACTCACGCGTCTGGCGCCTTAGCATGCATGTCCCACAGACTATTGTAAGTGGTCAGGTACATCCGCTAAGATTGTTTTTTGGGGGGCTCGGCATAAGCATACTGCTCGGTAGTTTCGCTTTCCTTTTGCTAAAAATCCGTATTGACAAACTTACGAAGTCACATAATTCAGAGCTCCAAAACACGCGCGATGAACTGCTTGCACTCGCTTCACACCAGTTACGTACCCCCGCTACAGGTGTAAAGCAATACATTGGTATGCTCCGCGAGGGTTATTTTGGTAACCAAACGCCCGAACAACTCAGCATAATCAACAAAGCATACGCCTCAAATGACCGCCAGCTCGAGATTATTGATCAGCTGCTCTACGTCGCCAAGGCCGATGCCGGCCAACTCAGCCTCAAGCCGGAACGCTTTACACTTTCTGCCACAGTACTCGATGTTGCTGAAGCCATGCGAGAACAAGCCAAGCCAAAAGAAATATCTTTCCAGCTCAGAGTCCCCCCCAATGTCACAATTATCGGCGATGAACGATTTATTCGCATGATTATAGAAAATCTGGTGAGTAACGCCATAAAGTATTCGTATCCCAACAGTACTGTGCAGATCACCCTGCAGGAAAAGCTAGGCACTATACGACTGCGTGTTAGCGATTCTGGGACTGGTATCGCCAGCGAAGACCTAGGTAGGTTATTTAAGAAGTTTAGTCGCATAGAAAACCCTCTTTCGAGTAAAGAAGCCGGCAGCGGGCTTGGCCTTTATCTTGCCCAAATGCTTGCAGTGGCGCATGGTGGGAAAATCACTACAAAACAACGTCGTCCAAGGGGGACGGAGTTCATACTTATTCTACCAAAACATATGATTAGTGATGAAACTGTTATCCAGCTAACAGAACACAACTACACCGGCAACGTATAG
- a CDS encoding SGNH/GDSL hydrolase family protein, with product MKNKLMILTGALIVILAISVGLQGRTTNAAGQTVWAFGDSIMAGSVTNQWRSTAYPTLGATIPEMAGSLSGTTITNYSIGGSVLRAHPTAPTQMTLKKQIQNALASTTERPTTAIILIGHNDIYQFAENYNLNDPNSLELSKWEAVYADQALRDAGVAKVYWITPMPRTTTTQVSDVDSLAIEHRRDWYNEWLSAWLAPQGRIIDTRGLLGEKIAATNRSELANTAFFTGDGLHLNAAGNAQIAPAVAAKIR from the coding sequence ATGAAAAATAAACTAATGATCCTTACGGGCGCTCTAATAGTCATATTGGCAATATCGGTTGGTCTGCAGGGACGCACAACAAACGCAGCCGGACAGACGGTATGGGCTTTTGGTGATTCAATCATGGCGGGTTCAGTAACCAACCAATGGCGCTCGACAGCATATCCAACACTGGGAGCGACAATTCCAGAAATGGCCGGCAGCCTAAGCGGTACCACGATCACAAATTATTCGATTGGTGGTTCGGTTTTGCGCGCCCATCCCACAGCCCCAACTCAAATGACACTCAAAAAGCAAATCCAAAATGCGTTGGCCTCGACAACCGAGCGTCCGACTACTGCTATTATTTTGATAGGTCACAACGATATCTATCAATTCGCTGAAAACTACAATTTGAATGATCCGAACTCTTTGGAGCTGTCGAAATGGGAAGCGGTCTACGCCGACCAAGCACTGCGTGATGCCGGAGTAGCAAAGGTATATTGGATTACACCTATGCCCCGCACCACTACTACCCAGGTCTCCGACGTAGACTCTCTCGCCATAGAACATAGGCGCGATTGGTATAATGAGTGGCTTTCGGCTTGGCTAGCTCCTCAAGGCCGAATAATTGACACACGAGGCTTACTGGGCGAAAAAATAGCTGCGACCAACCGTTCCGAACTAGCTAACACGGCATTTTTCACTGGAGACGGCTTGCACCTAAACGCCGCAGGAAATGCCCAAATCGCGCCAGCAGTAGCAGCAAAAATCCGATAG
- the purE gene encoding 5-(carboxyamino)imidazole ribonucleotide mutase codes for MNKPVVGIIMGSDSDLDIMSEAAKMLDNFGISYEVRVVSAHRTPDVMEEYARTAAERGLKVIIAGAGGSAHLPGMTASHTTLPVIAVPIKRDHHGHEAFWSSIKMPPGIPLATMPENGARNAALMAVEILALSDTTLANKYVAFRADQHDSVLTADAKLQQQGWQGYLESHS; via the coding sequence ATGAACAAACCAGTTGTCGGCATCATAATGGGGTCAGATAGCGATCTCGACATCATGAGTGAAGCTGCCAAAATGCTAGATAATTTTGGGATTAGTTATGAGGTACGCGTGGTTTCGGCGCATCGCACGCCAGATGTCATGGAAGAGTACGCGCGGACTGCAGCCGAGCGCGGACTGAAAGTTATCATCGCTGGGGCAGGCGGGTCGGCACACCTCCCCGGCATGACGGCCTCACACACCACGCTGCCCGTCATTGCCGTTCCCATAAAACGCGACCACCACGGCCACGAAGCATTTTGGTCCAGTATAAAAATGCCCCCCGGCATCCCGCTAGCAACCATGCCCGAAAATGGTGCCCGCAACGCCGCCCTTATGGCAGTAGAAATCCTAGCCTTGAGTGACACCACTCTTGCCAATAAGTACGTCGCTTTCCGCGCCGATCAACACGACAGCGTCCTCACCGCCGACGCAAAACTCCAACAACAAGGCTGGCAGGGCTACCTAGAAAGCCACTCCTAG
- a CDS encoding NUDIX domain-containing protein encodes MIDSSTSNPRVVVSAIIEKVEDGMWFVFMQTRWKPQASPTYLGVFEIPAGGIDGYENVYDSVKREVKEETGLEIIRFIDDFQTPVTYARLGDSSIAFRPFICQQVLETNGGLPWVGFVFRCEATGTISMQTSEAKDPRWVSIDELDELLNKSPEKIFSLHVATLKYYVDFVRNLTRSL; translated from the coding sequence ATGATTGATTCATCTACGTCAAACCCACGTGTCGTTGTGTCTGCAATAATCGAAAAAGTTGAAGATGGAATGTGGTTTGTCTTCATGCAAACACGTTGGAAGCCACAAGCAAGCCCTACCTATTTAGGCGTATTCGAGATTCCGGCTGGTGGTATTGATGGATATGAGAACGTGTATGATTCGGTTAAACGTGAAGTCAAAGAAGAAACAGGCCTTGAGATCATTCGTTTTATTGATGATTTTCAGACGCCAGTTACGTATGCTCGTCTTGGAGATTCCTCAATAGCTTTTCGACCATTTATATGTCAGCAAGTACTCGAGACTAACGGTGGCCTTCCATGGGTAGGATTTGTCTTCCGTTGCGAAGCTACGGGCACAATTTCCATGCAAACTAGTGAAGCTAAAGACCCCCGTTGGGTATCTATTGATGAGCTGGACGAGTTGCTAAACAAATCTCCCGAGAAGATCTTTTCACTTCACGTCGCTACCCTAAAGTACTATGTTGACTTTGTAAGAAATCTAACAAGGAGCCTATGA
- a CDS encoding HAD hydrolase-like protein: MSRGCKDTDLFALFVNTFDAKQTVFIGDRVRSELAVGNVLGATTIWVKQGKFANELPELDSEKPTSTVASLTEVKNLLTKLQQVKY, encoded by the coding sequence ATTTCGCGAGGGTGCAAAGATACAGATCTATTTGCCCTTTTTGTCAACACGTTTGATGCTAAGCAAACAGTCTTCATCGGTGACCGTGTACGCTCAGAGCTTGCGGTTGGAAATGTGCTTGGCGCTACAACGATTTGGGTGAAGCAAGGCAAGTTTGCAAACGAGTTACCAGAACTGGATAGTGAGAAGCCCACCTCTACAGTTGCCTCATTGACGGAGGTGAAAAACCTTCTCACCAAACTTCAGCAAGTCAAATACTAG
- a CDS encoding Crp/Fnr family transcriptional regulator: MMREKRVRKEQIVLYQGEALSGVYVISEGIIRAYSILGTGSEINIALYGPGDYFPVETAYHSAPATLFYYEALTDCVLHNQTNEDFQSLRAANDSTPAQDSKRYVGALLHVNALGQANAYEKLGHTLRYLAIRFGMAMSGKGFVRINIRLTQQDLANLCTMSRETVSIELAKLKAKNAVSEKLKLYTVNLPQLNSLLGEDNIDEIII; encoded by the coding sequence ATGATGCGGGAGAAAAGAGTACGAAAAGAACAGATTGTGCTCTACCAGGGTGAAGCTCTAAGCGGCGTATATGTCATTTCTGAAGGTATTATTCGTGCTTACAGTATCCTTGGAACGGGCAGTGAGATAAATATTGCTCTCTATGGCCCGGGAGACTACTTCCCTGTTGAAACGGCGTACCATAGCGCCCCGGCCACACTTTTTTACTACGAAGCTTTGACAGACTGCGTGCTTCACAATCAGACAAATGAAGATTTTCAGTCACTTCGAGCAGCAAATGACAGTACTCCTGCGCAAGACAGCAAGCGGTATGTGGGGGCACTGCTCCATGTCAATGCGCTTGGTCAGGCTAACGCGTACGAAAAACTGGGTCACACCTTGCGTTACCTAGCAATCAGATTTGGCATGGCTATGAGCGGCAAAGGATTTGTGAGGATAAATATTCGGCTGACACAACAGGATCTAGCAAATTTGTGCACAATGTCACGCGAGACAGTCAGTATAGAGCTCGCAAAGTTGAAGGCTAAGAACGCAGTAAGTGAAAAGTTGAAGCTCTACACCGTCAACTTACCGCAGCTCAATAGTTTGCTCGGTGAGGACAACATCGATGAAATTATTATTTAA
- a CDS encoding GlsB/YeaQ/YmgE family stress response membrane protein, giving the protein MNILLWIIFGALAGWIASLIAGTDARQGAIANIIVGIIGAFVGGFLMQLLDKSGVTGFNLYSMLVAVLGAVVTLFIYRKLSRS; this is encoded by the coding sequence ATGAATATACTACTTTGGATCATTTTTGGAGCACTTGCTGGATGGATTGCATCACTTATTGCCGGAACAGATGCGCGTCAGGGGGCTATTGCTAATATAATTGTTGGCATTATTGGTGCTTTTGTCGGTGGATTCCTCATGCAGCTACTTGATAAAAGCGGCGTAACAGGGTTTAACCTCTATAGTATGTTGGTTGCCGTTCTTGGTGCAGTCGTTACGCTCTTCATTTACCGCAAACTTTCACGGAGCTAA